Proteins co-encoded in one Etheostoma spectabile isolate EspeVRDwgs_2016 unplaced genomic scaffold, UIUC_Espe_1.0 scaffold379, whole genome shotgun sequence genomic window:
- the cep68 gene encoding centrosomal protein of 68 kDa isoform X2, with translation MEAKGCSQRWKMHLPEFRPSRRSPNPTTEDSERGRTGRVRDGGRPHKNVSVAPTSRYLSDRQYVMRKPLFSAEQHASILKKTQPQKHTEKENQLGVSTSEENQQPRELHFSSRPGEELTPESYSLSHSDLSRPAASRKDLRSPSGVSELRTRLCHEEPSLGSSFPGSRSAQWSFLNSSLEVQRPNPPLRPQLTSTVLYPTYTPRSGYSRPGQTQLRMGGGERRGKEETKLCSSRGHKRGHPMSPHQANYWACAIPKALPPSPDRNSASWDPNREYQALLDYTYPLRPGQVLCEGDSSKLQEDSLFQTYPNLEDSGIELDHHCSSTSLSGLDFSFSVGHKSPESPDGPPSGALLYQTDPGALSFDSLDDSKDRDEINFYKCDGRHHQHHALSSSSTALPRPRCGCGEVDEEFRPLPEQLEELQLLSRQVREVTAQLSRPATASWESLEPGTTSVLSSITLPGKQKAEVKDLEDSSQDTGEGKQKTGREERSAAHTADRRDFEAVRRSSGAWGESVGGGLSPSSLREVEVLVEQLCGLTLPGNKRGSQEDPEQSDSLMQHIQVFCSHLEQLIKQLYTMSEKMELLCAPTVDIDSVKSSLAEYQGFQREVSSQQPLTSCVLHTGQLLLRCINTMSPLLRDTLVLIERQRGSLETHTEHLFSSILAAMDSLTQPSPVQQNKEEDPDPVGVRGSTL, from the exons ATGGAAGCCAAGGGATGCAGCCAGAGGTGGAAGATGCACCTCCCAGAGTTTAGACCCAGCCGGAGAAGCCCGAATCCGACAACAGAAGACAGTGAAAGAGGCCGGACAGGGAGAGTGAGAGACGGAGGAAGGCCACACAAAAATGTTAGCGTGGCGCCCACCTCCAGGTATCTGAGCGACAGACAGTATGTCATGAGAAAGCCTCTGTTCTCTGCCGAACAACATGCATCTATCTTAAAGAAGACGCAGCCACAGAAGCACACAGAGAAG GAGAACCAGTTGGGTGTTAGCACGAGTGAAGAAAATCAGCAACCCAGGGAGCTACATTTCTCGTCCAGACCAGGAGAGGAGCTGACCCCGGAGAGCTACAGCCTCTCTCACAGTGACCTTTCACGTCCCGCAGCCTCAAGAAAAGACCTCCGCTCACCCTCGGGTGTCTCCGAGCTCAGGACCAGGCTGTGCCATGAAGAACCCAGTTTGGGATCCTCTTTCCCTGGCAGCAGATCAGCTCAGTGGAGCTTCTTAAACTCCTCCCTGGAGGTCCAGAGACCGAACCCGCCTCTTAGGCCACAACTGACCTCCACTGTTCTGTATCCTACTTACACCCCTCGCTCAGGGTACTCCAGGCCAGGCCAGACCCAACTCAGGATGGGAGGGGGGGAGCggagaggaaaggaagagaCCAAACTATGCTCTTCTAGAGGACATAAAAGAGGACATCCAATGTCTCCCCACCAGGCCAACTACTGGGCCTGTGCCATCCCTAAAGCTTTGCCTCCATCTCCAGACCGGAACTCTGCAAGCTGGGACCCGAACAGGGAGTACCAGGCCCTTCTGGACTACACCTACCCTCTTAGACCAGGGCAGGTGCTCTGTGAGGGGGACAGCTCCAAGCTCCAGGAAGACTCTCTCTTCCAAACATACCCCAACCTGGAGGACTCAGGGATTGAACTGGACCATCATTGTAGCTCCACCAGCCTGTCAGGGTTGGACTTTTCTTTTAGCGTGGGTCATAAGTCACCTGAGTCCCCCGATGGTCCGCCCTCCGGTGCCTTGCTCTACCAAACAGACCCCGGGGCTTTGTCCTTTGACAGTTTGGACGATAGTAAGGACAGAGATGAAATTAATTTTTACAAGTGTGATGGTCGCCATCATCAGCACCATGCACTGTCCTCCTCCTCAACTGCTCTTCCACGGCCCAGGTGTGGATGTGGGGAGGTGGACGAGGAGTTCCGGCCTCTTCCAGAGCAGCTGGAGGAGCTCCAGCTGCTCTCCAGACAG GTGAGGGAGGTAACGGCCCAGCTGAGCCGGCCTGCCACAGCCAGCTGGGAGTCTCTGGAGCCGGGCACCACCTCCGTCCTCTCCTCCATCACCCTGCCTGGGAAACAGAAGGCTGAAGTCAAAGACTTGGAGGACAGCAGTCAGGACACAGGTGAAGGAAAACAGAAGACgggcagagaggagaggagtgcCGCTCACACCG CTGATCGAAGGGACTTTGAGGCCGTGAGGAGGAGCTCTGGAGCCTGGGGGGAGTCCGTAGGAGGGGGACTGAGTCCATCCAGTCTCAGGGAGGTGGAGGTTCTGGTGGAGCAGCTGTGTGGTCTCACCCTGCCTGGCAACAAGAGGGGCAGCCAGGAGGACCCGGAGCAAAGTGACTCCCTGATGCAACACATCCAG GTCTTCTGCTCACACCTGGAGCAGCTCATAAAGCAGTTATATACTATGTCAGAGAAGATGGAGCTGCTGTGTGCGCCCACTGTAGACATAGACAGTGTAAAGTCATCCCTGGCTGAATATCAG GGTTTTCAGAGAGAAGTGAGCAGTCAACAGCCCCTGACCTCCTGTGTTCTGCACACCGGACAGCTCCTCCTCCGCTGCATTAACACCATGTCCCCAC TTTTAAGAGACACCCTTGTGTTGATTGAGAGGCAGCGTGGATCTCTGGAGACCCACACCGAACACTTGTTCTCCTCCATCCTGGCTGCCATGGACAGCCTCACCCAGCCCAGTCCGGTCCAGCAGAACAAAGAGGAGGACCCGGACCCTGTGGGGGTCCGAGGATCCACTTTGTAA
- the cep68 gene encoding centrosomal protein of 68 kDa isoform X3 encodes MEAKGCSQRWKMHLPEFRPSRRSPNPTTEDSERGRTGRVRDGGRPHKNVSVAPTSRYLSDRQYVMRKPLFSAEQHASILKKTQPQKHTEKENQLGVSTSEENQQPRELHFSSRPGEELTPESYSLSHSDLSRPAASRKDLRSPSGVSELRTRLCHEEPSLGSSFPGSRSAQWSFLNSSLEVQRPNPPLRPQLTSTVLYPTYTPRSGYSRPGQTQLRMGGGERRGKEETKLCSSRGHKRGHPMSPHQANYWACAIPKALPPSPDRNSASWDPNREYQALLDYTYPLRPGQVLCEGDSSKLQEDSLFQTYPNLEDSGIELDHHCSSTSLSGLDFSFSVGHKSPESPDGPPSGALLYQTDPGALSFDSLDDSKDRDEINFYKCDGRHHQHHALSSSSTALPRPRCGCGEVDEEFRPLPEQLEELQLLSRQVREVTAQLSRPATASWESLEPGTTSVLSSITLPGKQKAEVKDLEDSSQDTAADRRDFEAVRRSSGAWGESVGGGLSPSSLREVEVLVEQLCGLTLPGNKRGSQEDPEQSDSLMQHIQVFCSHLEQLIKQLYTMSEKMELLCAPTVDIDSVKSSLAEYQGFQREVSSQQPLTSCVLHTGQLLLRCINTMSPLLRDTLVLIERQRGSLETHTEHLFSSILAAMDSLTQPSPVQQNKEEDPDPVGVRGSTL; translated from the exons ATGGAAGCCAAGGGATGCAGCCAGAGGTGGAAGATGCACCTCCCAGAGTTTAGACCCAGCCGGAGAAGCCCGAATCCGACAACAGAAGACAGTGAAAGAGGCCGGACAGGGAGAGTGAGAGACGGAGGAAGGCCACACAAAAATGTTAGCGTGGCGCCCACCTCCAGGTATCTGAGCGACAGACAGTATGTCATGAGAAAGCCTCTGTTCTCTGCCGAACAACATGCATCTATCTTAAAGAAGACGCAGCCACAGAAGCACACAGAGAAG GAGAACCAGTTGGGTGTTAGCACGAGTGAAGAAAATCAGCAACCCAGGGAGCTACATTTCTCGTCCAGACCAGGAGAGGAGCTGACCCCGGAGAGCTACAGCCTCTCTCACAGTGACCTTTCACGTCCCGCAGCCTCAAGAAAAGACCTCCGCTCACCCTCGGGTGTCTCCGAGCTCAGGACCAGGCTGTGCCATGAAGAACCCAGTTTGGGATCCTCTTTCCCTGGCAGCAGATCAGCTCAGTGGAGCTTCTTAAACTCCTCCCTGGAGGTCCAGAGACCGAACCCGCCTCTTAGGCCACAACTGACCTCCACTGTTCTGTATCCTACTTACACCCCTCGCTCAGGGTACTCCAGGCCAGGCCAGACCCAACTCAGGATGGGAGGGGGGGAGCggagaggaaaggaagagaCCAAACTATGCTCTTCTAGAGGACATAAAAGAGGACATCCAATGTCTCCCCACCAGGCCAACTACTGGGCCTGTGCCATCCCTAAAGCTTTGCCTCCATCTCCAGACCGGAACTCTGCAAGCTGGGACCCGAACAGGGAGTACCAGGCCCTTCTGGACTACACCTACCCTCTTAGACCAGGGCAGGTGCTCTGTGAGGGGGACAGCTCCAAGCTCCAGGAAGACTCTCTCTTCCAAACATACCCCAACCTGGAGGACTCAGGGATTGAACTGGACCATCATTGTAGCTCCACCAGCCTGTCAGGGTTGGACTTTTCTTTTAGCGTGGGTCATAAGTCACCTGAGTCCCCCGATGGTCCGCCCTCCGGTGCCTTGCTCTACCAAACAGACCCCGGGGCTTTGTCCTTTGACAGTTTGGACGATAGTAAGGACAGAGATGAAATTAATTTTTACAAGTGTGATGGTCGCCATCATCAGCACCATGCACTGTCCTCCTCCTCAACTGCTCTTCCACGGCCCAGGTGTGGATGTGGGGAGGTGGACGAGGAGTTCCGGCCTCTTCCAGAGCAGCTGGAGGAGCTCCAGCTGCTCTCCAGACAG GTGAGGGAGGTAACGGCCCAGCTGAGCCGGCCTGCCACAGCCAGCTGGGAGTCTCTGGAGCCGGGCACCACCTCCGTCCTCTCCTCCATCACCCTGCCTGGGAAACAGAAGGCTGAAGTCAAAGACTTGGAGGACAGCAGTCAGGACACAG CAGCTGATCGAAGGGACTTTGAGGCCGTGAGGAGGAGCTCTGGAGCCTGGGGGGAGTCCGTAGGAGGGGGACTGAGTCCATCCAGTCTCAGGGAGGTGGAGGTTCTGGTGGAGCAGCTGTGTGGTCTCACCCTGCCTGGCAACAAGAGGGGCAGCCAGGAGGACCCGGAGCAAAGTGACTCCCTGATGCAACACATCCAG GTCTTCTGCTCACACCTGGAGCAGCTCATAAAGCAGTTATATACTATGTCAGAGAAGATGGAGCTGCTGTGTGCGCCCACTGTAGACATAGACAGTGTAAAGTCATCCCTGGCTGAATATCAG GGTTTTCAGAGAGAAGTGAGCAGTCAACAGCCCCTGACCTCCTGTGTTCTGCACACCGGACAGCTCCTCCTCCGCTGCATTAACACCATGTCCCCAC TTTTAAGAGACACCCTTGTGTTGATTGAGAGGCAGCGTGGATCTCTGGAGACCCACACCGAACACTTGTTCTCCTCCATCCTGGCTGCCATGGACAGCCTCACCCAGCCCAGTCCGGTCCAGCAGAACAAAGAGGAGGACCCGGACCCTGTGGGGGTCCGAGGATCCACTTTGTAA
- the cep68 gene encoding centrosomal protein of 68 kDa isoform X1 produces the protein MEAKGCSQRWKMHLPEFRPSRRSPNPTTEDSERGRTGRVRDGGRPHKNVSVAPTSRYLSDRQYVMRKPLFSAEQHASILKKTQPQKHTEKENQLGVSTSEENQQPRELHFSSRPGEELTPESYSLSHSDLSRPAASRKDLRSPSGVSELRTRLCHEEPSLGSSFPGSRSAQWSFLNSSLEVQRPNPPLRPQLTSTVLYPTYTPRSGYSRPGQTQLRMGGGERRGKEETKLCSSRGHKRGHPMSPHQANYWACAIPKALPPSPDRNSASWDPNREYQALLDYTYPLRPGQVLCEGDSSKLQEDSLFQTYPNLEDSGIELDHHCSSTSLSGLDFSFSVGHKSPESPDGPPSGALLYQTDPGALSFDSLDDSKDRDEINFYKCDGRHHQHHALSSSSTALPRPRCGCGEVDEEFRPLPEQLEELQLLSRQVREVTAQLSRPATASWESLEPGTTSVLSSITLPGKQKAEVKDLEDSSQDTGEGKQKTGREERSAAHTAADRRDFEAVRRSSGAWGESVGGGLSPSSLREVEVLVEQLCGLTLPGNKRGSQEDPEQSDSLMQHIQVFCSHLEQLIKQLYTMSEKMELLCAPTVDIDSVKSSLAEYQGFQREVSSQQPLTSCVLHTGQLLLRCINTMSPLLRDTLVLIERQRGSLETHTEHLFSSILAAMDSLTQPSPVQQNKEEDPDPVGVRGSTL, from the exons ATGGAAGCCAAGGGATGCAGCCAGAGGTGGAAGATGCACCTCCCAGAGTTTAGACCCAGCCGGAGAAGCCCGAATCCGACAACAGAAGACAGTGAAAGAGGCCGGACAGGGAGAGTGAGAGACGGAGGAAGGCCACACAAAAATGTTAGCGTGGCGCCCACCTCCAGGTATCTGAGCGACAGACAGTATGTCATGAGAAAGCCTCTGTTCTCTGCCGAACAACATGCATCTATCTTAAAGAAGACGCAGCCACAGAAGCACACAGAGAAG GAGAACCAGTTGGGTGTTAGCACGAGTGAAGAAAATCAGCAACCCAGGGAGCTACATTTCTCGTCCAGACCAGGAGAGGAGCTGACCCCGGAGAGCTACAGCCTCTCTCACAGTGACCTTTCACGTCCCGCAGCCTCAAGAAAAGACCTCCGCTCACCCTCGGGTGTCTCCGAGCTCAGGACCAGGCTGTGCCATGAAGAACCCAGTTTGGGATCCTCTTTCCCTGGCAGCAGATCAGCTCAGTGGAGCTTCTTAAACTCCTCCCTGGAGGTCCAGAGACCGAACCCGCCTCTTAGGCCACAACTGACCTCCACTGTTCTGTATCCTACTTACACCCCTCGCTCAGGGTACTCCAGGCCAGGCCAGACCCAACTCAGGATGGGAGGGGGGGAGCggagaggaaaggaagagaCCAAACTATGCTCTTCTAGAGGACATAAAAGAGGACATCCAATGTCTCCCCACCAGGCCAACTACTGGGCCTGTGCCATCCCTAAAGCTTTGCCTCCATCTCCAGACCGGAACTCTGCAAGCTGGGACCCGAACAGGGAGTACCAGGCCCTTCTGGACTACACCTACCCTCTTAGACCAGGGCAGGTGCTCTGTGAGGGGGACAGCTCCAAGCTCCAGGAAGACTCTCTCTTCCAAACATACCCCAACCTGGAGGACTCAGGGATTGAACTGGACCATCATTGTAGCTCCACCAGCCTGTCAGGGTTGGACTTTTCTTTTAGCGTGGGTCATAAGTCACCTGAGTCCCCCGATGGTCCGCCCTCCGGTGCCTTGCTCTACCAAACAGACCCCGGGGCTTTGTCCTTTGACAGTTTGGACGATAGTAAGGACAGAGATGAAATTAATTTTTACAAGTGTGATGGTCGCCATCATCAGCACCATGCACTGTCCTCCTCCTCAACTGCTCTTCCACGGCCCAGGTGTGGATGTGGGGAGGTGGACGAGGAGTTCCGGCCTCTTCCAGAGCAGCTGGAGGAGCTCCAGCTGCTCTCCAGACAG GTGAGGGAGGTAACGGCCCAGCTGAGCCGGCCTGCCACAGCCAGCTGGGAGTCTCTGGAGCCGGGCACCACCTCCGTCCTCTCCTCCATCACCCTGCCTGGGAAACAGAAGGCTGAAGTCAAAGACTTGGAGGACAGCAGTCAGGACACAGGTGAAGGAAAACAGAAGACgggcagagaggagaggagtgcCGCTCACACCG CAGCTGATCGAAGGGACTTTGAGGCCGTGAGGAGGAGCTCTGGAGCCTGGGGGGAGTCCGTAGGAGGGGGACTGAGTCCATCCAGTCTCAGGGAGGTGGAGGTTCTGGTGGAGCAGCTGTGTGGTCTCACCCTGCCTGGCAACAAGAGGGGCAGCCAGGAGGACCCGGAGCAAAGTGACTCCCTGATGCAACACATCCAG GTCTTCTGCTCACACCTGGAGCAGCTCATAAAGCAGTTATATACTATGTCAGAGAAGATGGAGCTGCTGTGTGCGCCCACTGTAGACATAGACAGTGTAAAGTCATCCCTGGCTGAATATCAG GGTTTTCAGAGAGAAGTGAGCAGTCAACAGCCCCTGACCTCCTGTGTTCTGCACACCGGACAGCTCCTCCTCCGCTGCATTAACACCATGTCCCCAC TTTTAAGAGACACCCTTGTGTTGATTGAGAGGCAGCGTGGATCTCTGGAGACCCACACCGAACACTTGTTCTCCTCCATCCTGGCTGCCATGGACAGCCTCACCCAGCCCAGTCCGGTCCAGCAGAACAAAGAGGAGGACCCGGACCCTGTGGGGGTCCGAGGATCCACTTTGTAA
- the cep68 gene encoding centrosomal protein of 68 kDa isoform X4 — protein MEAKGCSQRWKMHLPEFRPSRRSPNPTTEDSERGRTGRVRDGGRPHKNVSVAPTSRYLSDRQYVMRKPLFSAEQHASILKKTQPQKHTEKENQLGVSTSEENQQPRELHFSSRPGEELTPESYSLSHSDLSRPAASRKDLRSPSGVSELRTRLCHEEPSLGSSFPGSRSAQWSFLNSSLEVQRPNPPLRPQLTSTVLYPTYTPRSGYSRPGQTQLRMGGGERRGKEETKLCSSRGHKRGHPMSPHQANYWACAIPKALPPSPDRNSASWDPNREYQALLDYTYPLRPGQVLCEGDSSKLQEDSLFQTYPNLEDSGIELDHHCSSTSLSGLDFSFSVGHKSPESPDGPPSGALLYQTDPGALSFDSLDDSKDRDEINFYKCDGRHHQHHALSSSSTALPRPRCGCGEVDEEFRPLPEQLEELQLLSRQVREVTAQLSRPATASWESLEPGTTSVLSSITLPGKQKAEVKDLEDSSQDTADRRDFEAVRRSSGAWGESVGGGLSPSSLREVEVLVEQLCGLTLPGNKRGSQEDPEQSDSLMQHIQVFCSHLEQLIKQLYTMSEKMELLCAPTVDIDSVKSSLAEYQGFQREVSSQQPLTSCVLHTGQLLLRCINTMSPLLRDTLVLIERQRGSLETHTEHLFSSILAAMDSLTQPSPVQQNKEEDPDPVGVRGSTL, from the exons ATGGAAGCCAAGGGATGCAGCCAGAGGTGGAAGATGCACCTCCCAGAGTTTAGACCCAGCCGGAGAAGCCCGAATCCGACAACAGAAGACAGTGAAAGAGGCCGGACAGGGAGAGTGAGAGACGGAGGAAGGCCACACAAAAATGTTAGCGTGGCGCCCACCTCCAGGTATCTGAGCGACAGACAGTATGTCATGAGAAAGCCTCTGTTCTCTGCCGAACAACATGCATCTATCTTAAAGAAGACGCAGCCACAGAAGCACACAGAGAAG GAGAACCAGTTGGGTGTTAGCACGAGTGAAGAAAATCAGCAACCCAGGGAGCTACATTTCTCGTCCAGACCAGGAGAGGAGCTGACCCCGGAGAGCTACAGCCTCTCTCACAGTGACCTTTCACGTCCCGCAGCCTCAAGAAAAGACCTCCGCTCACCCTCGGGTGTCTCCGAGCTCAGGACCAGGCTGTGCCATGAAGAACCCAGTTTGGGATCCTCTTTCCCTGGCAGCAGATCAGCTCAGTGGAGCTTCTTAAACTCCTCCCTGGAGGTCCAGAGACCGAACCCGCCTCTTAGGCCACAACTGACCTCCACTGTTCTGTATCCTACTTACACCCCTCGCTCAGGGTACTCCAGGCCAGGCCAGACCCAACTCAGGATGGGAGGGGGGGAGCggagaggaaaggaagagaCCAAACTATGCTCTTCTAGAGGACATAAAAGAGGACATCCAATGTCTCCCCACCAGGCCAACTACTGGGCCTGTGCCATCCCTAAAGCTTTGCCTCCATCTCCAGACCGGAACTCTGCAAGCTGGGACCCGAACAGGGAGTACCAGGCCCTTCTGGACTACACCTACCCTCTTAGACCAGGGCAGGTGCTCTGTGAGGGGGACAGCTCCAAGCTCCAGGAAGACTCTCTCTTCCAAACATACCCCAACCTGGAGGACTCAGGGATTGAACTGGACCATCATTGTAGCTCCACCAGCCTGTCAGGGTTGGACTTTTCTTTTAGCGTGGGTCATAAGTCACCTGAGTCCCCCGATGGTCCGCCCTCCGGTGCCTTGCTCTACCAAACAGACCCCGGGGCTTTGTCCTTTGACAGTTTGGACGATAGTAAGGACAGAGATGAAATTAATTTTTACAAGTGTGATGGTCGCCATCATCAGCACCATGCACTGTCCTCCTCCTCAACTGCTCTTCCACGGCCCAGGTGTGGATGTGGGGAGGTGGACGAGGAGTTCCGGCCTCTTCCAGAGCAGCTGGAGGAGCTCCAGCTGCTCTCCAGACAG GTGAGGGAGGTAACGGCCCAGCTGAGCCGGCCTGCCACAGCCAGCTGGGAGTCTCTGGAGCCGGGCACCACCTCCGTCCTCTCCTCCATCACCCTGCCTGGGAAACAGAAGGCTGAAGTCAAAGACTTGGAGGACAGCAGTCAGGACACAG CTGATCGAAGGGACTTTGAGGCCGTGAGGAGGAGCTCTGGAGCCTGGGGGGAGTCCGTAGGAGGGGGACTGAGTCCATCCAGTCTCAGGGAGGTGGAGGTTCTGGTGGAGCAGCTGTGTGGTCTCACCCTGCCTGGCAACAAGAGGGGCAGCCAGGAGGACCCGGAGCAAAGTGACTCCCTGATGCAACACATCCAG GTCTTCTGCTCACACCTGGAGCAGCTCATAAAGCAGTTATATACTATGTCAGAGAAGATGGAGCTGCTGTGTGCGCCCACTGTAGACATAGACAGTGTAAAGTCATCCCTGGCTGAATATCAG GGTTTTCAGAGAGAAGTGAGCAGTCAACAGCCCCTGACCTCCTGTGTTCTGCACACCGGACAGCTCCTCCTCCGCTGCATTAACACCATGTCCCCAC TTTTAAGAGACACCCTTGTGTTGATTGAGAGGCAGCGTGGATCTCTGGAGACCCACACCGAACACTTGTTCTCCTCCATCCTGGCTGCCATGGACAGCCTCACCCAGCCCAGTCCGGTCCAGCAGAACAAAGAGGAGGACCCGGACCCTGTGGGGGTCCGAGGATCCACTTTGTAA